CAATTTCATCGGGTGGAATAGCATCGGTCATCTGACTGACCAGATGTTTGTCAAATCCATCGAAGAAAGCCGCTATCGTCCTAATTTGGCGTAAGGAAAGCAAGGTAAATGGCCTCCGAAAAATTCAAATAGTCGCCCGACTAGGCCATCCAGAAGTGGTGTTATGCAAACACACGCGATTGTAATAAAGGGTAAATGGCTTGGCCGAATAAATTTGATGTTTCGCAAGGCTAATTTAGTAGGAATTAATTTTGCCACGCTTGCGTAATGGCAATATTTTCGGAGAGCCGATGCTTAGTAGCCGCAGGCGGATAAGCTGTATTCGGTCCATACAACTCACTTTTTTTTGTTCTCCTGACCGCCGGCAGGCAGACTTTGGGTATTCTCCCGAGGGCTTTCCTTGGCATACCAGTTCGCGCGCATTGAGCTCTACAGCCGCTCCGGCAAGGCGGGACGGACGACCGACTATATCTTCGACGAAGTCACACGAGTCCCGTCTGCCTCTGTCCATGTGCCGTCTCCGAAGCCACCAGAAGTAGTTTACGGTCTTCACCCCGACGCGCTGCGGGTGCTGCACGACGAACGCGCAGCGGCTGCAAAGACTTCGAGGACGGATAAGTCTGGCAAGACAACGCTGAAGGCGATCCGCAAAGACCAAAACACTCTGGCCGGCCTGATCTTTTCTCACCCCGTGAGCATGGACGAGTATCGCGCCAGCATAGATGTGCGGCGTGACGTTGCTGAGTGGGAGCAGCGTTCTATCGCCTGGCTTCGAGAGCAACACGGCGACAGGCTGGTGTCTGTCGTTCGCCACACCGACGAGAGCCATCCCCATCTTCACGCTTATCTGCTTCCCGATGACACCGAGATGCGCGCCGGTCTTCTGCACCCCGGATACCCCGCGAAGAACGCAGTCCTCGCCGCTGGACCGCAACCAGGGGAAGACAAGAAGGCAATGGGGAAGCGCGCTGACCGTGCCTACGTGGCGGGCATGCGGGCATGGCTGGACGATTATCACGCGAAAGTGGCGATCCCAGCCGGCCTTACGCGCCTCGGTGCTGGCAAGCGCCGCCTGACGCGAGCGCAGTGGCACCAGGAAAAAGCCCAGGCGGCGGCGCTCAAGGAGGCTCTGGAGCGGGCGAGAGTCGTCGAGGCCAAGGGACGCGCCTACATCGATCGCACGAAGAAGAAGGCTGCGGCGATCAAGTCGGACGCTGCGAGGGCAAAGGCCTCGGCGGACCGGTTCAAGGGCGTCGGTGGCGCTGTCCGCGCCGTCGTCGATGGCGCACGCGAATCCGCCCTACGAGACAGTGTGCGACAGAAATACGCCGCTGCCGTCACCGCCACGAAGGCTGCCCTCGACAAGGCGAGGTCCGAAGCTGACCGCGAACGGATTGCACGACGTGAGATCGAAAAGAAGGCTGCCGAACAACGCCACGCGCTGCGGCTCCAGGCACAGCGTCTCGCCTCGGCTCAACAGGAAATTCGGAATTTGTCGCGCGCCCTTGCCGCTGCGGTGGACGAGCCACGACCAATATCGGGAGGGATGACGCTATGACGGTGGGCGAAGAGATTTTCTTGCAGAATGCTCGGGCGATCCTGCGCGACATTGGCATGCCCCATCTCGATTGGGCGCACGGAGCGGCGGTCAACATCGTGCGCCGATCCATGAACGTCAGGGACAGGCCCACTCACCACCAGCAGGCCTTTCTGGAAGCCGAGGCTCCAGCGCTACTGGCGTATTTGGAGACCTTGGCTGAATCTGGAGAAATCGCGGCCTGGAGGACGCTGCACGCCCGTGTCAGGCTTCATGCTGAAGTCCTCCAGGAAAGCGGTATGCATCCATGCGCTCGCCCGCGGGTGGCAGCCATATGGCACGCGCTCCCGGAGCTCGCGGCCCTCGGACAGCTCATCATCGACCGCGTTGCCAAGAAAGAAGGACACGCACCATATGCTGAACCTGTCTTTTTCGACGTCACGACGGAAACAAGTGGCGATGGAGAGAAAGGCAGCGCCGGAAAAGCAGGTTCAGCGACGTCGCATAGACCTCGACCGTCGCCACGTCTTGCATTTCCGACTGTAACCGTGACGCCAACACCTGCCGAGGAAAAGGCGCTCGATCTCGAAGACCAGAAATCGGACGACGACATCTCGTCTCCCGTTGGTCCCGAGACGCAAAACGGTGTGACGGGGCCGCGACCTGATGGAGGTCTCAAATGATGGACCTGTTTGTCGAACCATCTGCCTCTAACTTGGCCTGGCGTCTGATCACCGCTGTCCTGCCGTCTGACGCGTCATCGGCTTGGGGGCAGACGCTGCAGGTGTTCACTGCGACACTGTTTGCATTCTGTGCAGTCCTGATCGCCTACAACACGATTTCAGGCATCGTGCAGAGCGCCTATACTGGCAGGACACTCGGAGACCGCTGGCATCAAATATGGACGCCCTTGCGGATCATCGTCGGTGTAGGTCTCTTGATACCGATGCCATCAACCGGATTTTCACCGGTCCACTACCTGTTGAGAGACGTCGTTGCGCGCGGCGGCATCAATTTGGCTGACGCTTCCTGGAACGTCTTTGTCAAAACAGTTGCCTCTGGCGAGGCGACAATCCTGCCAACATCGTCTTCGGGGTCGATGGTTGCTATGACCATCCTCCAGCATGAGATTTGCGCTGCCGTCTACAATCATGCCGGTTCGACTTGGGGCTGGGATGCACGCTTGCCTCAGCCGGGCGGAAATGTAGGGGGGCTCGGAATCCCCGGCTATGCGCAGAAGGTAACGTGGAGCTACGGCCCGACATGTGGTCATTTCACGTACACAATTCCGGATGACCGGCTTCCGTTCGCTAACACACGGCGTGAGGCAGTGGCGGAAATTGTTTCCGCATATCGGATTGAGGCGCAGCGTTACGCGAAGCTAGCGGCGCATACGTCAGGTCTTTCATCCGCCGAAGCCGTGACCAAGGCAATCTCCGGAAAGGTGCTCTCCTCCACGATCGTTCAAGATGTCCGTGCGCGTGGTGCGGCGTTCGATGCCAATGTCTCCGCCGCCGCGAAGTTAGAGGCGGCGAAAGTGCAGGCGGAATCACGGGACAAACTGGTTGAGAATGCGAAGCAGGACGGATTCCTTTCGGCCGGTTCGTACTTCCGGGCACTGGGTCAGATCAGCGAACTCACGACGGCGATGACGAATGAATTGCCCGAAGACGTCGCGCCACGAACGGACGGCGATTTCGGTGGGGCATTGGATCGGGCGTTCTCGATCTTGAGGCTGCAGGTATCCGGGGAGGCGGACAGAGCCAGCCTTTCAGCCAATGATTTCGCGGCTGCGGGTGATGATGGATCGAACTTCCTGGTGAAGCTGCTCGCGCCGATAACGCGTGGCCTTGCCGAATGGGGTGCATCGTCAGCGTCGGAATCGGGTGACGCGATGTCGAACCAAATCTCATCGGGTCACGCGATGTTGTCCATTGCCTGGACATCTATCGCCGCAGGAGCTGCCCTGATGGTGGCGTCATCGAACTGGTTCTCATCGGCCGTCGGCGCGGGCGGTGCGGCAGATTTTCTGTTGGGTTGGGGGAACTGGGCGATCGGAGGCATCATGTTCATTGGTGCGCTGCGCGCGTATGTGATCCCAATCCTTCCATTCCTGTTTGTTCTGGCCGCTGGTATCGCTTTGATTGCCGCCTTGCTGGAGGCCATGATCGCACTGCCGTTGTGGTGCGTGAAATGGATGAAGATGGAAGGCGGCGAAGACTTCGCCAGCGAAGGTACGCGCATGGGAATGTTGCTGACCGTCAATATTTTCCTTCGTCCTTCCCTTGCGATACTGGCCTACTGTGGTTCCTACCCGGTCTTCGACGTCGTGCTGAGGACCATGGATTCGATGTGGGCAACGACGTTCCTAGCCCAGACCGGTGGCGCAGTCGTCGGCCTGATCGGCTTCCTTACCATGTCCATTATCCAACTGTTCCTCACTTGGTACATATCGCTGAAACTGTTTGGTCAGTCCTGGGCGTTGCCGGATCGCATTCTCGGCTGGCTGGGTCTTCCCGGCACGGCTGGCGAGGCGGGCATAGCATCTGGGGCGATCGGCGGAATGCTTTCCCTTGCCGGACGCGGGCTTCTGCCCAAGACTGGAATGGTGATGTTGGCCAAAGGAGGAAAGTCGAAATGAAGGTGCGAACGAAATTGAGCCTGGCTGTTACCTTCGGGACGATCCTCATCGAACTATCCCTGTTTGGCGCTCTGTGGCTTCTAGTCCTATTTGCGTGGCCGTTGATGGCGGCATTCGACCGCGACTGGATGCATGGCTCTCTGAGCGTGTTGGAACAGGGCGTAGGCTTCTCACTAACGGTCGCAATCCCGATTTTTTTGTACTGGGCGTACCCTCGGGTGTCTGACTTTCTGCGGACACAGATGTGTTGGGCGCTCGTGCGTCGATTCTACGGAAGGGTCTGACGCCATGAAAAAGGTAGTCCTCTGGGCAATTGGCGGCTTTGGTCTGGCGGTCATCTGCGGGCTGATGGGGCTGGCACACCTGTCAGCATCGATCGTCACGCTCACCGTCTTCTGCGCGACGCCTGCGATATTGTTCCATTTTTCGGCTTGGTGTTTCGGCTTCATCGGGTCGTTGCCGGGCCGTGTAATCAGTTGGTTGCATCCCCCTGGCGCAGTTACGCGTCTTGGAGAGGAGCGCGATAGATGAAGTCCATCTTGATTGCCTCCCTGATTCTGTCGGCGTCAATTGCAGGGGTAGCGGAAGCGGCCTCAGTTGATCTCCGATACATGGCCCCTGATATCCATATTGAAATCGTGCCCCAGCCAGCGCGCACGATTACTAGGCCAAACGGAAGGCAGTACCAATTCTTTGGTTGGGCAGATCGGGTTACCTACACCACGGGCTTGCCCGACAGAAAAATACACGGCTTCTGGGGATTTCACGGATTGGAGTTTCGTGGCCTGCCGTCCTGGCTACGAGAGGTTAAAACCAGCGCTGGAAGAGACCTGGTAGGATCGCCTCAGCCAGGAACGTTCACGATCCAGATGTACCGGGATGGCAAGCACATTCCAACGTTGGATAATGTTATGACTTTCATTCCAAGGTAGGATCGACTGCATAGTATATCGAAGCCCCCCGAAATCCTTGGCGCTCTCGACCACCGAGGGGATTTTGGCGTTCCGCTCGGTTCGCGTCGGTCTATCGGTGTGGTGGTTATGAGAATGTCGGCACATGCCAAAAGCCGGTCCGGTTCTGGCGTTCGATGTTGTCCAAGGGCATCGAAAAATACGAAGAAATCACAATTTGTATTTTGTAACTTCTTATTATTGCTCAATAATTTCGAATATCTGTTGACGGGAGCATAGGTCCGGTGCATTATCAATTCATCGAAGGGACGCAAGGAACTTCGTGGATTGAAACAACAGAAAGCCGGTATTCGCTCCCTGTAAGGGATTAGGATAGATCAGGTCTTCGGGCCGAAATATCTGGGTATCGTTCCCGCATGAGGGATAGTTTCGACCGCCATTGAGGTGGCTCTGAAATATACGTGTTTCTCGTTGACCGCCGTCTGGCGGATAGGAAAGGGTGGCAGAGATGCCGCCCTTTTCATTTTTCGTCGATCATGGATGCCATCTTGTCCTTGATCTGGTCGCCGTCGAATCCTTTCTCGAAGAGAACCATACTTACGAGGCTCCGGACGATCTTGATGACGTCCTGGCTACGGGCATTGACATCGGCATCTGGCGCGAGTTTGCCGATGTAGACCTTCATCATTCGCTCAAGACCGCCATCTTCTACGGCAGCCAAATAGGCGTCAGCGACGGCGCGGGCGTCAGGGCGGCGGAGAGCTTTCGCTTTCCGCCGATTTTTGGCTGCATATGCCGCCTGACGGGCTCTATAGTCCCGGGTGTCGGTCATGAATTATGGTCTGTGTTTATAGGGGCGTGCGAGCCCTGCCATCGCCGCCAGCGTGTTTGCCGGTTCGTCCAGGCGCTTGGGAACGATATCCTCGTCCACCTGAGCTGAAAATGCGTATCCGCATCGCTCATAGTAGAGCTGGGCATACAGGCGCTCGTCAGAGCCTGAACTACCTTCAAGGTGACATAAGTCGTGGATGAACTGCTGGAGTACGTGTTCTGGGGTGACCTGATGCCTCTCGCACATCTTTACGAATTTCTCGGGTACTGGAATATTTGCAGTTGTCATTGGATAGTTCCTTTCCGGTTATTGTGATCGTTTCCCAGCTTAGATCAGTGCAGGCTTGCTCTGACGCTTCGTGGGTCTGTTGATTTCTTGCAGTTAGCCGTAGACGAGCCACGAGTCGGGACGATCTCGTGAAATCCAACGCTCGTAATAGTGTTCTGCTCGCGCTGCGGCAGCTGCAATGTCCTGGCAGATGCCGGAGGCGATCTCGCGCCCGCCAGCTTGGATCGCCCACATGCAGTCCCGGCCACGACCAGGCAGATGGCAGATGTAGAGGAGGTAGTTAGATCGGCGGTGACGCTTTCTGCAAATCTCGTAGCCGTCTTGTCTAAATTCATTCCAGCGGTACGTCGTCATTCTTTGAGTTCTCCGTTGTGAGGGTTGTTCACTTGAAGTTCAGACCGTCGAAATCCATGAATTCCGCCTGGTCGCGCACCCGCTCGGACGCCGTCATCACGTAGATGCGATGGCGTCCACCGAGGCCGTACTCTTCCCGGACATGGATTTCCGTTCCGCCGACGCGGTGTTCAGAGACGAATGCACCCATTTGCCGTTCCGCCATCCGCTTGCCCCGAGGATCACCATCCCGCTGTAGTGCGTGCGCTTGCGGCAAGCGCCTGAGAAAGCCGATGTCGTTCGATGCGCCGATCGAGCCGGTGCTTACAAGAACCTCTATATTCATGCGTAGTCCTTCTGTTGGCATGGCTTCGCCGTTCGCGCCGAAGCCCGTTTCAGTTCTTGTTGATGTCTCGCTTGTTTAGTCGTTGCTCACTGTTGCGATGACGACCAAGGGTGATGTGAGTCGCTTCCGATCGCAACGATTCTTTTTCAGCTAAGCAACTGAAAATCTTGAATTAAAGACTCCGATGCGGTGTCTTGAATTTCCGGTCAAACTTAACGACGACGCCGTGAGAATTTCCATGCGAGGGCGACCGGCAACAAAATCCAGACGACAATGTTGGTCGTTTCGACGGTTGCGGGTGCCTTGTTGGCGATGACGTAGAGAGCGGTGAAAACCATCAGACCGATCGGGAGGGAGAGGATACGCAGCGCGACCATGGTGAAGTCTTTCTTTTAGGCGGTTGCCTGATCTAGACGTCGGAAAGCCTGAATGCCGTCACGGTGAAATTCGTTGCGCATTTCGGCAGCGGACCCCGGAATGCGGGAACGTCGGATGAGGTGTCGAGCAGAGGTTTGCGGATCGAGCCGGTATAGCGATGCCAGGTAGCAGATGAGGCCGCCGACGGCGTCACGGTCGTTAACTTCCTCGATCTGCACCGAGAAGGTTAGGCCCGGAATGGTTGTGACTTTCACCTGCATCTCTTGGCCCTTTCCGCTGATTTCTATGCCTTAATCAATATCATTCCGTGAGAAAGGTGCCCAGGCATAAACGCGGCATGGTTGCGTCGTGCCGGAGGGAGAGTTAATGGAATTGGTGGGGTTTTAATGAAATGAAGATGAGAGGCATGTTCCAGTTCGATGCGGGCCGCAGGCCAAGCTTCGAACCCGCCCGCAGGGCGGCCTTAGATGTTCCCGTCCCGATGCCCTCAATTGACCGGCACGCGCAACGGCAGTCATCCGGAGGATCGAAGCAACGCGGAGGACGGCATCGCCGTTGACAGAGGGAGCATGGCGGCAGGCTTGGCGCTGAGGGTGCGGAAACATCATGGGAGCTAGTTGGCCCATTCCAGCGTATATTAGTGCTGTATCGGGCTGTATTCTTCACCGTACAGCACCGAAGTCTCTCCGAATGGCTCATGGGCCAGTCGAATGCGGGAACCGCATCAGGCAATGAAATTTGAGCATATCGGAGCGGCAAGCATAGCGACCCCGTCAACGGGGATGACGCGGGAATTCGCGCATGCGGAGAGCGGTTAATTGGGTCGCCGCAGGAGGTTCAGCATCGCGCCCCCATCTGCGGGAACCGGGACCGACCACCCCCGCCGAGCATTCCGGTTCGAGCCTTATTGAAAGCTCTGACTTATCTGTCCCCATGATTGCAAATCGTTGGCGGAAAAAGGACGGGATAACGTTGCTCGCGTCTCCATGCCTGGTTGTCCTTTTGAGGTCCTTCATTTTTCAGTAGCGGCAATTTGAAGAAGAGACGCATGTTGAAAGACAAACCCTTTGCCGCCCTCACTCAGAAGATGCTGGATGCATGGATCGAGACTGACCCCGCCGATCCTGCAGAGCCGCAGCGCGTTTATGCCGGTGTTATAGAGCTGCTCTCGATCAAGATGCGGTTGACCGTATTCCGCATCGAAGGTGATGATCCGCTGGCGTGGCAGATGACGCCCGTGCGCCATTCTGGCTTCACGTCGAGCTTGTTCAACGTGAACAAGATTTTTGAAGATCAGCGAATTGGCGACTTCAAGGACCAGGACTACATGGCGTCCGCCGTGATCCCCCGCCTTCGCCAGGTCATCGAAAACCAACAGCCGTCGATGGAGCTGGTCAAGACCAAGCTCTTCGGCATCAATCTCGGCTACGACCGGATTCTGATACCGCAGCGGACGCTTGGCCGCCCACGGTGGGTAATTTCGTCATCACACGCCCGTTTTCTGCTGGATGCACCGAAGGTCCCGGGGAAGTTTGACGTAGACGACGAGGCCGTCGTCCAGCTCCTGCTGGAAGGGTGTACAGCCAAGGAAATCGCAGCCCAACTGGGGCTATCACACCGAACTGTCGAGCATCGCCTTGACCGGCTCAAAGTGCGGTTCGGCGCGCGCAACCTTGTGCATCTGGTCGTCATGTTACTCGGCGGCCATGTCAATCGGGAGAACGGTGCCAGTATCACCTGAATAGTTGCAGGAGGCTGTCAGGGGACGCGTTCGCAATGGATAGCGCCTGCACAGCCAGTTGTTGCTGGCTTTCAAGAGCGCGAAGCCTTGTCGAGGCCTCGTTCATGTCGGCATCCACTAATCGCCCAACACCGCTCGTAACCGCATCCATGCGCCGCTTGTTGAGTTCCTCATGCCTTTCCAACGAGTTCTGGATCGACCCGAGGTAGGTCATCCTGTCGGCCAGTGCCTGGAGTTTCGTCTCGATGTTATTCACGAAGTTGGAATACATCTCCTGCCTGTCCCCACCGAACCTCGCAAGGGTGTTTTCCAGGCGCATCAAGTTGAACGACGGATTTACATCGTAGGCTTCTGGCATCCCCGTAGACGGATTACTCAGCAGAATATTGTACCAGGTTACGGAAGTGGGGGTGTATGAACCTGTTGTATAGACAACAGAGAAAAGGTCGAAAAGCGCCATCTCTGGATTGGGATCAAGCCAGTGGGTCATCGGATAGCCGGAGTCGTCGTTCAGCAGAAGAAGGTCCATAGCCTTCACGTCGATCGTCTGAACACTAGCCTCTCCGTACCCAACCACGAAGGAATATGTACGCTCGCTGGCCTTGTCTGGCTGGCCCTTGGAATTGTAGAGCAGGTTCACACCAGAGAACGATGCCGAAACCATCGCATCGCGCGCCTGGTCCACTAGTTGTTGCATCTGTTGCTCGACCTCTGCGACCTGCGATTTTCCGTAGTATTCGTCGAGACGGTATCCTCCGATGATCAGGTCCTTGAATTCTGGCTGTGGCATATCGCTCGCGATGATCACAAGGTTCCTGATTTCGACGAAGCTCTTGTGGACCGTCTCCATTGCGGCATAGGCCGTATCCACGATCGCGGATGCAAGACCTATCGAGTCCGTGACCGCAGACATCGCCTTGGTCTCGGAGTGCATCGTAGTCGATATCGACCAGTAGGCCGCATTGTCGGCTGCTCTTGAGACACGTAAACCGGTCGAGACCCGGCTTTGCTCGGCATCTAGTTCAGACCCGATGTTACGTAGGATGCCCAGTGCGGCAATCGCGGCGTTGTTCGTGATGATGCTTGTCATGAAATAGAGCCGTCGAATACGATTGGGTCATGGCTCTTCATGTGCCGCCGGCGAAATTGCCGCGAAGGCAAGATGGTTCATAAGGTCTTAATTTTTGCCCGACTTAGTTTGGGTAAAAATACTGACGCCGATCGCCTTTTCGCCGAATGACCGTGGTAGGACGCGTTTGGCTCGCCTGTCTGCCCAAGCCGGCCTCCACTAAGAATAATCTCTTACTATATAAAGAAAACGGGACAATAAAATCCAAGGCACTGATATAAATGACATAATCAGTATGGAATGTCGTTTTCGTCGCCCACTTCAACCTCCCGCACTACCTCTGGGAGATACTGAGACAGAGTCTCGCTGTCGGGCGCTTGCCA
This DNA window, taken from Peteryoungia algae, encodes the following:
- a CDS encoding helix-turn-helix domain-containing protein yields the protein MLKDKPFAALTQKMLDAWIETDPADPAEPQRVYAGVIELLSIKMRLTVFRIEGDDPLAWQMTPVRHSGFTSSLFNVNKIFEDQRIGDFKDQDYMASAVIPRLRQVIENQQPSMELVKTKLFGINLGYDRILIPQRTLGRPRWVISSSHARFLLDAPKVPGKFDVDDEAVVQLLLEGCTAKEIAAQLGLSHRTVEHRLDRLKVRFGARNLVHLVVMLLGGHVNRENGASIT
- a CDS encoding DotA/TraY family protein; this encodes MMDLFVEPSASNLAWRLITAVLPSDASSAWGQTLQVFTATLFAFCAVLIAYNTISGIVQSAYTGRTLGDRWHQIWTPLRIIVGVGLLIPMPSTGFSPVHYLLRDVVARGGINLADASWNVFVKTVASGEATILPTSSSGSMVAMTILQHEICAAVYNHAGSTWGWDARLPQPGGNVGGLGIPGYAQKVTWSYGPTCGHFTYTIPDDRLPFANTRREAVAEIVSAYRIEAQRYAKLAAHTSGLSSAEAVTKAISGKVLSSTIVQDVRARGAAFDANVSAAAKLEAAKVQAESRDKLVENAKQDGFLSAGSYFRALGQISELTTAMTNELPEDVAPRTDGDFGGALDRAFSILRLQVSGEADRASLSANDFAAAGDDGSNFLVKLLAPITRGLAEWGASSASESGDAMSNQISSGHAMLSIAWTSIAAGAALMVASSNWFSSAVGAGGAADFLLGWGNWAIGGIMFIGALRAYVIPILPFLFVLAAGIALIAALLEAMIALPLWCVKWMKMEGGEDFASEGTRMGMLLTVNIFLRPSLAILAYCGSYPVFDVVLRTMDSMWATTFLAQTGGAVVGLIGFLTMSIIQLFLTWYISLKLFGQSWALPDRILGWLGLPGTAGEAGIASGAIGGMLSLAGRGLLPKTGMVMLAKGGKSK
- a CDS encoding flagellin N-terminal helical domain-containing protein — translated: MTSIITNNAAIAALGILRNIGSELDAEQSRVSTGLRVSRAADNAAYWSISTTMHSETKAMSAVTDSIGLASAIVDTAYAAMETVHKSFVEIRNLVIIASDMPQPEFKDLIIGGYRLDEYYGKSQVAEVEQQMQQLVDQARDAMVSASFSGVNLLYNSKGQPDKASERTYSFVVGYGEASVQTIDVKAMDLLLLNDDSGYPMTHWLDPNPEMALFDLFSVVYTTGSYTPTSVTWYNILLSNPSTGMPEAYDVNPSFNLMRLENTLARFGGDRQEMYSNFVNNIETKLQALADRMTYLGSIQNSLERHEELNKRRMDAVTSGVGRLVDADMNEASTRLRALESQQQLAVQALSIANASPDSLLQLFR